ACCGGCGCACGCGGAACGGGTGGAGGAACTTCATCCGGGTCAGGGTCAGCAGCGCCAGGACCACGATGCTCGCAAGGGTCAGCCAGGGTGTCGGGGCAATGATGTACAGGGCCAGCGCCACCACGTTCCAGGCCGCGGGAAAACCGACGAAATAGTTGTCCTTGCTCTTCATGTTGACGTTGCAGAAGCAGAACAGCGACGACACCAGGATCACCGAGGTCGCCAGCAGCGCGCTGTACTCCGGCAGCGGGATATAGCGATAGATGAACAACGCCGGGATGAACACATAGGTCAGGTAGTCGATCACCAGGTCCAGCACCGAACCGTCGAAATGCGGCAGCACCGACTGCACATTGACCTTGCGCGCCAGCGAGCCGTCCACCCCGTCGACGATCAGCGCCACGCCCAGCCACAGCAGGCAGGCCTTGGGCTGGTTGTCGAACAGCGCCAGGGTGGCGAGAAAGGCCGTGACCACGCCGGTGGCGGTGAAACCATGGGCGCCCCAGGCTTTGAGGCTGGCGATGTGTCGGGTCGTTATCACGGGCGTTCTCCAGGCAATGGAACCGGCCGCGCGACGCCCCGGCGAGAAGCGCGGGGCTGGTCGAAAACCTGGCCGGATTGCATCTATCGACCGGGCCGGCGGCGAGAAGGTTCACCGTTGCCGGCGTCTTTGTCGGGGCGCTGGCGGGCGTGTCCACAGGCAGTGCGCCGCCAGCGCCAGCGACGGTTTCCTAAGACTGTAGCCAGTGTTTGGCGAGGGCGGGGCTGGTGCCCGGGAATTTCTTCGCCGCGTTGCCCGGGCGGCTTACTGCGCGGGTTCCTGCCGGCGCTGTGTCCGGGCCGCGGGCTTGGGCGCACGCACCAGCGGCCAGAACAGTTCCTGCTGCCAGCTGATGGGGCGCAGGTCCTCGATGCCATAGGCCGCCGGTCGGCGGCGGGTGATTTTCGCGGTGCCGAACAGCACGTCCCAGAAGAACAGCAGGTTGCCGAAATTGCCTTTGTAGTGGGTCACTCCGTCGCCGGCGTTCAAGCCGTGATGCGCGGCATGGGTGGACGGCGTCGAGATGATCCGCTCCAGCAGCCACATCAACGGGCGCAGGGCGCGAACGCGGTAGAGCCTGTCGTCCCAGGCGACGCTGCTGTGGGCGGCGAAGATCACCGTCATCTTGACGATCAGGTAGCCGTAGTAGACCGGCGCCAGGCCCAGGTAGACGAGGACGCCGGAGAGCCAGATGCCCGGCATCAGCAGGTAGTAGAAGCTGTTGTTGCGGTAGACGATGCGGATGCTCATGTATGGCGCCGAATGGTGCGCGCGGTGCAGGGCGTAGAGGAACGGCACGCGGTGGGTCAGGCGATGCCACCAGTACTGGGTCATGTCGTCGAGTAGCAGGAACAGCGCCGCGCCGGCCATCCAGTGCAGCCCCGCCAGGCTGTTTTTCAACGAGGGCGCCACCGCGTCGAGCAGCAGGGTGCAGAGGAACATCACCAGGGGAAAGGTCACCCCCAGCAACAGCGACGAACCGATGATTTCGATCAGCGCGTCGCGGCGCTGGCCCCGGGGTTGGCGAAAGCAGGCACAGGCGGTTTCCAGCAGCACGAAGCCGAGGAAGATCCCGGCCACGATCAGCAGCGGATGGTTGGCGAGCAGGGTGGTATTCATGGCAATCTCGAGTCGGGCCCGACCTGGGCATGGCCCGAACAATAAGAAACCATGAGCCGTCCCGACCCTATGCGCGAACTGGACAAAAACACTGGAGAAGCGGCCAATCCGCCGCTGCGCCGTTTTCATCGCGGCCACCTCGGCCGCGTGCTCGAGCGGCTGCTGCAGCGCCAGACCCGTGGCGATCGCCAGGACTACAACCTGCTGGAACTGGAACAGCTGTGGCGGCTGGCGGCGCAGCACGACCCGGCCATCGGCCTGCACCTGTTCGCCGAATTCACCCCGCAGGACCTGCACGTGCTGGCCTACCTCTGCCTGTATTGCCCCGATGTGCGCGGCGCCATGCAGTGCTGGGCGGACTACGCGGTGCTGGCCTCGGACATGGACAGCCTCAAGCTGGTCCGCGACGGCGATCTGCTCGGCGCGCAATTGTGCATCGACGCCCCGCCGGGCTGACCCGCTACGTGACCGAGCATTACTGCGTGATGGCCCTGACCCAGATGCGCCGCGGCACCGGCCGGGCGGTCGTGCCGGTGCGTGCCTGCTTCAGCCATCCGCGGCCGGCCTACCACGACCAATACCGCCCATGGTTCGGCGATAACCTGGCATTCGATTGTGCGCACAGCTGCCTGTACTACGACCAGGCCACCCTGGACTTGCCGCTGTCGAGCCGCCACGCCGGCATGGAGGAGTTGCTGCGCAGCGAGCTGGACCGCCGGCTGGCCCAGCGCCTGCAACTGAGCGGCTGGAGCGGCAAGGTCGCGGCC
This portion of the Pseudomonas sp. MRSN 12121 genome encodes:
- the pcsA gene encoding phosphatidylcholine synthase, producing MITTRHIASLKAWGAHGFTATGVVTAFLATLALFDNQPKACLLWLGVALIVDGVDGSLARKVNVQSVLPHFDGSVLDLVIDYLTYVFIPALFIYRYIPLPEYSALLATSVILVSSLFCFCNVNMKSKDNYFVGFPAAWNVVALALYIIAPTPWLTLASIVVLALLTLTRMKFLHPFRVRRFMPVNIAVTAIWLLCSLSLVINHPYNGPWVMGLWLAMSAYFLGICIWRTALEWFDRPRT
- a CDS encoding sterol desaturase family protein — its product is MNTTLLANHPLLIVAGIFLGFVLLETACACFRQPRGQRRDALIEIIGSSLLLGVTFPLVMFLCTLLLDAVAPSLKNSLAGLHWMAGAALFLLLDDMTQYWWHRLTHRVPFLYALHRAHHSAPYMSIRIVYRNNSFYYLLMPGIWLSGVLVYLGLAPVYYGYLIVKMTVIFAAHSSVAWDDRLYRVRALRPLMWLLERIISTPSTHAAHHGLNAGDGVTHYKGNFGNLLFFWDVLFGTAKITRRRPAAYGIEDLRPISWQQELFWPLVRAPKPAARTQRRQEPAQ